One genomic window of Candidatus Nanohalobium constans includes the following:
- the minD gene encoding cell division ATPase MinD: MTRLICVSSGKGGVGKTTTTANIGAALSQFGADTVVLDANLTNPNLGFHIGIPLYPKTLHDVLKGDAHITEAMYIHDSGLRVVPAGLSVEDLRDTSPENLSDVLLDTVGEPDFVLVDSAAGLGNESINAIEASDEVMIVTNPNLPAVTDALKTVNVAEEAGTEIAGVVLNMVKDHDSELDKEEVESMIGYEVLMEVPHHEKVEEALSAKKPVVHHAPDHHVSERFKKVAADLAELEYEPDLDEDGFLQSLFGRFR; the protein is encoded by the coding sequence ATGACCCGATTGATATGTGTGAGCAGTGGCAAGGGAGGGGTCGGAAAAACCACGACAACAGCAAATATAGGAGCTGCACTGAGCCAGTTTGGGGCTGATACGGTGGTTCTAGACGCAAATCTTACTAACCCAAACCTAGGATTCCACATAGGAATACCACTATACCCTAAGACGCTGCACGATGTTCTCAAAGGAGACGCACATATCACAGAAGCAATGTACATCCATGACTCTGGTCTAAGAGTTGTACCTGCAGGACTATCTGTTGAAGATCTTAGAGATACTTCTCCAGAAAACTTATCTGATGTACTTCTGGATACTGTCGGTGAACCGGACTTCGTCCTTGTAGACTCGGCCGCAGGACTTGGAAACGAATCTATCAATGCTATTGAAGCTTCTGATGAGGTTATGATTGTAACTAATCCTAATCTTCCTGCAGTAACAGATGCTTTGAAGACAGTGAATGTTGCTGAGGAAGCAGGTACTGAGATCGCAGGAGTAGTCCTGAATATGGTTAAAGATCATGATTCTGAACTTGACAAAGAAGAAGTCGAGTCAATGATCGGCTACGAGGTTCTGATGGAGGTTCCTCATCACGAGAAGGTTGAGGAAGCTCTTTCAGCCAAGAAACCTGTTGTTCATCATGCACCAGATCATCATGTGTCTGAAAGGTTCAAGAAAGTCGCTGCGGATCTTGCAGAGCTCGAATATGAGCCTGATCTGGATGAGGATGGTTTTTTGCAGAGTTTGTTTGGCAGGTTCAGATAA
- the minD gene encoding cell division ATPase MinD: MTRIISVVSGKGGVGKTTVTANLGTELAKQDHDVLIIDGNFSGANISQHFGLGFQEVSLNDVLNGEAYITQAVSKHSEGVSVLPASILDFNADAEKLRHSIVDFLGDKDFVLIDTAAGVGDEVEAGIQASDEVLLVSEPELPALTNALGAKKLAEQLDRDVLGLALNSVRDEQSEVQHEDIRDLIEEEIIAEIPDHQHVREGIALREPVVSYKPNSRPSNRIEDLAYRIKGQEPPQRGLQERLVERVNDFQLF; this comes from the coding sequence ATGACCCGTATTATTTCTGTTGTCTCGGGAAAAGGTGGTGTCGGCAAAACCACTGTAACAGCCAATCTAGGAACAGAACTGGCCAAACAGGATCACGATGTGCTGATTATTGACGGAAACTTTTCCGGGGCCAACATTTCACAACACTTCGGACTCGGATTCCAGGAAGTATCACTAAACGATGTTCTCAATGGGGAAGCATACATCACACAGGCAGTCTCCAAACACAGTGAAGGAGTATCTGTTCTTCCAGCAAGTATATTAGACTTTAACGCCGACGCAGAAAAGCTAAGGCATTCTATAGTAGACTTCCTAGGCGATAAAGATTTTGTATTAATTGATACTGCGGCAGGAGTAGGAGATGAAGTCGAAGCAGGTATACAGGCCTCCGATGAAGTACTTCTAGTATCCGAACCAGAACTTCCTGCGTTGACGAATGCACTGGGTGCAAAGAAACTTGCGGAACAACTAGACAGAGATGTCCTCGGTTTAGCTCTAAACAGTGTCAGAGATGAACAATCAGAAGTCCAGCACGAAGATATCAGAGATCTGATTGAAGAGGAAATAATAGCTGAAATACCTGATCACCAGCATGTAAGAGAAGGAATAGCATTGAGAGAACCGGTGGTAAGCTACAAACCAAACTCTAGACCTTCGAACAGGATTGAAGACCTGGCATACAGAATCAAAGGACAGGAGCCTCCACAGAGAGGACTTCAAGAGAGACTGGTTGAAAGAGTAAACGATTTCCAACTTTTCTAG
- a CDS encoding HIT family protein, with product MTDTKPYEQYLWSPKRAEYEAKEIPEDLDCIFCAQADGDDRVSFLPVYEDDFLMVELNIFPYNTGHLMVVPKRHVNSMTDLSDEERNRLFSMVQRVEELQREAVDPAGIDVGMNIGKAAGESIPHLHVQLVPIYEKDRGFMETSLDTKVMKESLKDTQEKYKEHAEILDEYW from the coding sequence ATGACTGATACCAAGCCGTATGAGCAGTATTTGTGGAGTCCTAAAAGAGCTGAATACGAGGCTAAGGAAATCCCTGAAGACTTAGATTGTATCTTCTGTGCGCAGGCAGACGGAGATGACAGGGTTTCATTCCTGCCAGTGTACGAAGACGACTTCTTGATGGTTGAACTCAATATTTTCCCATATAACACCGGTCACCTGATGGTCGTACCGAAGAGACATGTCAACTCGATGACAGATTTAAGCGACGAAGAGAGAAACAGATTGTTCTCTATGGTTCAGAGGGTTGAAGAACTTCAGAGAGAAGCTGTTGACCCGGCAGGAATCGATGTAGGTATGAACATTGGAAAAGCGGCTGGAGAATCGATTCCACATCTGCATGTGCAGCTTGTCCCTATCTACGAGAAGGATAGAGGGTTCATGGAGACCAGTTTGGATACTAAGGTCATGAAGGAGTCACTGAAGGACACTCAGGAAAAATACAAGGAGCACGCTGAAATCCTGGATGAGTACTGGTGA
- a CDS encoding phosphomannomutase/phosphoglucomutase, which translates to MTSFFHSYDLRGTYPDEISEEEAEKVGKAYGTFIDADEVLVGRDGRKHGEEITEAFISGILSTGTDVVFAGMVPSPVVYFGQVNNDFDSAAVVTASHNPPEYTGFKFNLEGAMAMSREGGMKEIEDIYEREAFETGQGERKDIEILDDYIAAVKDEIGEIDLSVVINCGNGVTGVLVRDLFEELGCDVKMINEEVDGDFPNHLADPGSEEAKELTKDVLADEDLGIIFDGDGDRAGFVLPESGYIDEDEVIALFSEQSLKEKKGAVVYDLRASKLVPEKVREHGGEPEETRVGHTFISERIHQGGDVSFAGELSGHFYFPAFDFPWDDGLFAGALMSKMVSEQDLEEKLSSFPVYPVSPELRIDCPQESKQEITDEIAEEYSDHETSTMDGVKIQFESGWALVRPSSTEPKMSVRCEADTEEDLEEILSEVETKVRDLIEKYS; encoded by the coding sequence ATGACATCATTCTTCCACAGCTACGACCTCAGAGGTACTTATCCTGACGAAATCAGTGAAGAGGAGGCGGAAAAAGTAGGAAAAGCATACGGTACTTTTATCGATGCTGATGAAGTCCTGGTTGGCAGAGATGGTAGAAAACACGGTGAAGAAATAACTGAAGCATTTATCTCAGGAATATTATCTACTGGAACCGATGTTGTCTTTGCTGGTATGGTTCCAAGCCCTGTTGTCTACTTTGGACAAGTAAATAATGATTTTGATTCTGCAGCAGTTGTTACAGCGTCTCATAATCCGCCAGAATACACTGGTTTCAAGTTTAATCTTGAAGGAGCTATGGCTATGTCTCGGGAAGGCGGCATGAAAGAAATAGAAGATATATATGAAAGAGAAGCGTTTGAGACTGGTCAAGGTGAAAGAAAGGATATAGAGATACTAGATGATTACATTGCGGCTGTCAAGGATGAAATTGGTGAAATAGATCTCAGTGTTGTAATTAACTGTGGCAACGGCGTTACAGGAGTCCTGGTCCGAGATCTTTTCGAGGAGCTCGGCTGCGATGTAAAAATGATTAACGAAGAGGTTGATGGCGACTTTCCTAACCATCTAGCAGATCCTGGAAGTGAGGAGGCCAAGGAATTGACTAAGGATGTCTTGGCGGATGAGGATCTCGGTATAATATTTGACGGGGATGGTGACCGTGCAGGGTTCGTTCTACCTGAATCTGGTTATATCGATGAGGATGAGGTCATCGCTTTGTTCTCGGAGCAGTCCCTGAAAGAGAAGAAAGGTGCTGTAGTATATGATCTTCGTGCTTCCAAGCTGGTTCCTGAAAAGGTCCGGGAACATGGTGGAGAGCCTGAAGAGACTCGTGTAGGTCATACATTTATCTCTGAGAGAATTCATCAAGGCGGTGATGTCTCCTTTGCCGGAGAGCTTTCCGGTCATTTTTACTTCCCGGCTTTCGATTTTCCCTGGGATGATGGATTGTTCGCCGGTGCTTTGATGAGTAAAATGGTCTCGGAGCAGGATTTAGAGGAAAAACTGTCGTCATTCCCTGTTTATCCGGTTTCACCTGAGCTCAGGATTGACTGTCCTCAGGAATCCAAGCAAGAAATCACCGATGAAATCGCCGAAGAATACTCAGATCATGAAACCTCGACCATGGATGGGGTTAAAATCCAGTTTGAAAGCGGGTGGGCGCTGGTCAGACCTTCGAGCACAGAACCGAAGATGAGCGTCCGTTGTGAAGCAGATACAGAAGAAGATTTAGAGGAAATACTAAGTGAAGTAGAGACGAAGGTTCGAGATCTGATCGAGAAATACTCCTAA
- a CDS encoding ADP-dependent glucokinase/phosphofructokinase, whose protein sequence is MKKEWIQKYQDAVEETNFDSNVLTGFNANIDCSSSFEELEISIEDVEAEKMESVSSKEDLKKILKYCKENCSNEEVSLDFDLEKNCEKQLGGQGGIMANFLSRIGNRAAFYTPFLSQEIAELMDNEVVYPVIDDTLTLQSIEEAVNSDRTKQNYIIEFEEESCRLILSDSIRGFGPYFRKSVEEKLSETKGSIDRMLLSGFQDVEGNIEAKYKKAETQLEKVEIPKHLEFVSKGERKDKLMLSQIAPHFTSIGMDERELRNISDALGFDLEESSLGHVYNAAKNILEETGVSRVHIHTLEFQCVVAENSYSVDAEDISRGMLFGGLAAVSMAEKGEIPERDEISMAPDDMHLNRLDNLEHFEDFFDLEDFSQTGIAQIDGYTVVAVPTIIHEEPKRLVGMGDLISSGAFVAEIN, encoded by the coding sequence ATGAAGAAGGAATGGATTCAAAAATATCAGGATGCCGTAGAAGAAACAAATTTTGATTCTAATGTTTTAACCGGATTTAATGCGAACATAGATTGTTCATCGAGTTTTGAAGAACTAGAGATAAGTATAGAAGATGTAGAAGCAGAAAAAATGGAGTCAGTAAGCTCAAAGGAAGATTTAAAGAAGATACTGAAATACTGTAAAGAGAATTGCTCTAATGAAGAGGTTTCATTGGATTTTGACCTTGAAAAGAATTGTGAGAAGCAGTTAGGCGGTCAAGGAGGAATAATGGCAAACTTCCTATCACGGATAGGTAATAGAGCTGCATTTTACACGCCTTTCCTATCTCAGGAGATAGCAGAGTTGATGGATAATGAAGTGGTGTATCCCGTTATTGACGATACTCTGACACTTCAATCAATCGAAGAAGCCGTTAACTCCGATAGAACCAAGCAAAACTATATCATCGAGTTTGAAGAAGAGTCTTGTCGGCTGATATTATCAGATAGTATCCGGGGATTCGGACCTTACTTTAGAAAGTCAGTTGAGGAAAAATTATCGGAGACAAAAGGCAGTATAGATCGGATGCTGCTTTCAGGCTTCCAGGATGTAGAAGGAAACATCGAAGCGAAGTACAAGAAGGCGGAGACACAGCTGGAAAAAGTGGAAATACCAAAACACCTTGAATTCGTCTCCAAAGGAGAAAGAAAAGATAAGTTAATGCTTAGCCAGATAGCTCCCCACTTCACAAGCATAGGAATGGATGAAAGAGAGTTAAGAAACATTTCAGACGCCTTAGGATTCGATCTAGAAGAGTCCAGCCTAGGACATGTTTACAACGCAGCCAAGAATATACTTGAAGAAACAGGAGTTTCCAGAGTCCATATCCACACATTGGAGTTCCAGTGCGTTGTAGCAGAGAATTCCTACAGTGTGGACGCAGAGGATATCAGTAGAGGCATGTTATTTGGAGGTTTGGCAGCAGTTTCTATGGCAGAAAAAGGCGAAATACCAGAAAGAGACGAAATAAGTATGGCGCCAGATGACATGCATCTAAACAGGTTAGATAACTTAGAACACTTTGAAGACTTCTTCGACCTAGAGGATTTCTCACAGACAGGTATAGCTCAGATAGATGGCTACACAGTAGTAGCTGTACCTACTATAATCCATGAAGAACCGAAAAGATTAGTGGGAATGGGAGACCTGATTTCTTCAGGCGCTTTCGTCGCTGAGATCAATTAG
- the tpiA gene encoding triose-phosphate isomerase: protein MLIINYKAYEKAIGNNSENITEKIRNSASETDKKIVVSPQTADLARLNGFELEVFAQHTDPVEKGSHTGSNQLKALEDAGITGTLINHSEKRLEDKVIEKTVKKCGKEGLTSVVCAQSPEECRKYSEFNPDYIAFEPPELIGSDTAVSTAEPDLIEEAVKASGDIPTLTGAGIKSKKDVEKSIELGCKGVLVASGVIKSENVEKEVRELCEGL, encoded by the coding sequence ATGCTGATAATAAACTACAAAGCCTACGAAAAAGCAATAGGAAACAACTCTGAGAATATAACAGAGAAAATTAGAAATAGTGCCTCCGAAACAGATAAAAAAATAGTTGTAAGCCCTCAAACAGCTGATTTAGCTCGATTAAATGGCTTTGAACTCGAAGTATTCGCCCAGCACACCGATCCAGTAGAGAAAGGAAGCCACACAGGTTCAAACCAGTTAAAAGCGTTGGAAGATGCAGGAATAACTGGTACATTGATTAATCACTCGGAAAAAAGACTTGAAGACAAAGTTATAGAAAAAACAGTCAAAAAGTGCGGGAAAGAAGGTTTAACTTCAGTTGTATGTGCTCAAAGCCCTGAAGAATGTAGAAAGTACTCAGAATTTAATCCCGATTACATCGCGTTTGAGCCACCGGAACTTATAGGCAGCGACACAGCTGTTTCGACAGCAGAGCCTGATCTGATAGAAGAGGCTGTTAAAGCAAGTGGCGATATACCTACACTAACAGGAGCAGGCATAAAATCCAAGAAAGATGTGGAAAAAAGCATTGAACTAGGATGTAAAGGTGTTTTAGTGGCTTCAGGCGTCATAAAATCAGAAAATGTGGAAAAAGAAGTTAGAGAGCTCTGTGAAGGACTATGA
- a CDS encoding amylo-alpha-1,6-glucosidase → MKYQVKENLNEKTGVISNLHGFLYTHLDNGFKEKWSGYWKPPYKYLDYIAVKVNGDWLDAENLVETEYGEKIIYHYETETLSIKQEISTPEKLNGFKTEFKVKNKSEGDTAVQTSVEPGVDIRKKSNDVEDRDYIVEENEGLKIGSGEKFLEINGDKFEFEEGRYYKEHFPGERQVCLIPGEITYRCELRPGETKESKLVFKTDGDNTGKIESHENTLRHPELGRTFDYSIESLENLIYNSNGRGIIAGHPWFQSYWARDSFWSVLGLIDAGYFEEVEKILLNFAERDSFPSKINLDENTEEDHARSDSIPLFAIAVDKLRKFYEPKDMLLDCVEGLLREERPNGKFVEHEPEGTWMDTLGRSNAVDIQSLWIEALNRFDRGTKRLQSGLEEFKREEYMADNLGEDCESINPAVSLMFGHVEDEKAEKYLEKINGEFSSRFGARTRSVTDPGYDASGYHTGSSWGLTTCWAAAANLEYGNRQQGVNFLEKMTQFVDRNQLGALPEVVDSESGEALGCGEQAWSAGLFVHVVDSYLFGISVKNGKVVIDPVDSFSGERRGKRVLGEELDVKVNNGEAKIMNETSLKVRTK, encoded by the coding sequence ATGAAGTATCAGGTTAAGGAAAATCTTAACGAAAAAACCGGTGTAATCTCCAACCTCCACGGATTTCTCTACACACACCTAGACAACGGCTTCAAAGAAAAGTGGAGCGGTTACTGGAAACCACCCTACAAGTACCTAGATTATATTGCGGTAAAAGTTAACGGCGACTGGCTGGATGCAGAAAACCTGGTTGAAACAGAGTACGGGGAAAAAATCATCTACCATTACGAGACAGAGACGCTCAGCATAAAACAGGAGATAAGCACACCAGAAAAACTAAACGGATTTAAAACAGAATTCAAGGTCAAGAACAAGTCAGAAGGAGATACAGCAGTCCAAACATCAGTAGAACCAGGAGTAGACATCCGGAAAAAATCAAACGATGTAGAGGACAGAGACTACATAGTAGAGGAAAATGAAGGTCTCAAGATAGGTTCAGGAGAAAAATTCCTGGAAATCAACGGAGACAAGTTCGAGTTCGAAGAAGGCAGATACTACAAGGAACACTTCCCAGGCGAGAGACAGGTCTGTCTAATTCCTGGAGAAATCACTTATCGCTGCGAACTAAGACCTGGAGAAACCAAAGAATCCAAACTAGTTTTTAAGACCGATGGAGACAATACAGGAAAAATTGAAAGCCACGAAAATACTTTGAGACATCCTGAACTAGGGCGTACCTTCGATTACAGCATTGAAAGCCTGGAAAACCTTATCTACAACTCAAACGGTCGTGGGATAATCGCTGGTCATCCATGGTTCCAGAGTTACTGGGCGCGCGACAGTTTCTGGAGCGTATTAGGACTGATAGACGCAGGATACTTTGAGGAAGTGGAAAAAATACTTTTAAACTTTGCAGAACGGGACAGCTTCCCCTCAAAAATTAATTTGGACGAAAACACCGAGGAAGATCATGCTAGATCGGATTCGATCCCTTTATTCGCTATAGCAGTTGACAAACTTAGAAAATTTTACGAACCAAAAGATATGCTCCTAGATTGCGTTGAAGGACTTCTTCGGGAGGAAAGACCTAATGGAAAGTTTGTAGAGCATGAACCCGAAGGAACATGGATGGATACACTGGGAAGAAGTAACGCCGTTGACATTCAAAGCCTCTGGATAGAAGCCCTTAACAGATTTGACAGAGGTACTAAGAGGCTTCAAAGCGGTTTGGAAGAGTTCAAGAGAGAAGAATACATGGCTGACAATCTTGGAGAGGACTGTGAATCAATTAATCCTGCTGTCAGCCTGATGTTTGGTCATGTGGAAGATGAGAAAGCTGAGAAGTACTTGGAGAAGATTAACGGCGAGTTCTCCTCACGGTTTGGCGCCCGGACTCGATCAGTGACAGATCCAGGATACGATGCTTCAGGTTACCACACCGGTTCTTCCTGGGGGTTAACAACCTGTTGGGCGGCAGCCGCAAATCTGGAATATGGGAACAGACAGCAAGGAGTTAACTTCCTGGAAAAGATGACTCAGTTCGTAGATAGAAATCAGCTAGGTGCATTGCCAGAGGTTGTAGATTCCGAGAGCGGAGAAGCACTTGGCTGTGGCGAACAAGCATGGAGCGCTGGACTTTTCGTCCATGTTGTAGATAGCTATCTGTTTGGAATCAGCGTAAAGAATGGAAAAGTAGTGATTGATCCTGTAGACAGTTTTTCAGGAGAAAGACGAGGGAAGAGAGTTCTCGGTGAGGAGCTAGATGTCAAAGTTAATAACGGGGAAGCCAAAATAATGAACGAGACAAGTCTCAAAGTGAGGACAAAATAA
- a CDS encoding glycogen/starch synthase, with amino-acid sequence MVEPDNFIEVSFEAANKVGGIHQVLKSKACKMQDFYGDNYLTIGFYDEESAREEFASRENPHKEIFNELEQEGIKCRYGVWNIETTPNCILVDISDMEISADEIKEEMWEKHGIDSMNAGEDFDEPVKWSYAVGKLVDKLLAKKQGETVVQLHEWLSTPAMFNFDSPTVFTTHATVLGRALSNSDFDLLGAVEEGSVDDSLASEYGIGAKHQLEKAAADISDAFTTVSKTTGREAEAVLDQEPDQILPNGFNVESYPSLEELSYNHTKKKNEMKEFLSAYFKPYYDVNLEDDPRVLFISGRYEFHNKGVDILVDALSQLNKEEGDDFYVFIFVPSDTKGPKSEVLDNMSLYDELEDHVDDILPDIRSSILSSVTGDQNPSEVVEELLKSGTLNSLRRNFHEKQGSPPVAAFDLNYLDDEIMESLWNAGLTNDEEDRVKVIFYPTYLSVGDKLLSMSYNDAIVASSAGIFPSYYEPWGYTPVETAANGALSITTDLAGFGQFLQENTSEDERKGIKVLGRRNRSDEEAAGDLAEMIDDIVSYDKTEITERKHNARKLAQMTSWSKLGKNYKKAHQKAVRNHQ; translated from the coding sequence ATGGTCGAACCTGATAACTTCATCGAAGTCTCTTTCGAAGCAGCAAACAAGGTAGGAGGAATACACCAGGTCCTCAAATCAAAGGCCTGTAAAATGCAGGATTTCTACGGCGACAACTACCTGACAATAGGCTTCTACGATGAAGAATCAGCCAGAGAAGAATTTGCCTCACGGGAAAACCCGCACAAAGAAATATTCAACGAACTCGAACAAGAAGGAATAAAATGCAGATACGGCGTATGGAACATTGAAACAACCCCAAACTGTATACTAGTAGACATCTCCGATATGGAGATATCCGCAGATGAGATCAAGGAAGAGATGTGGGAAAAACACGGAATCGACTCCATGAACGCAGGAGAAGACTTTGACGAACCAGTAAAATGGAGCTACGCAGTAGGAAAACTGGTTGATAAACTCCTGGCTAAGAAACAGGGCGAAACAGTTGTCCAGCTTCATGAATGGCTTTCAACGCCCGCAATGTTCAACTTTGACTCGCCAACAGTATTCACAACACATGCAACGGTTCTAGGCAGAGCACTATCCAACTCAGACTTTGACCTGCTAGGTGCTGTTGAAGAAGGAAGTGTGGATGATTCTCTGGCATCTGAGTATGGTATAGGAGCCAAGCATCAGTTAGAGAAGGCAGCGGCTGATATTTCGGATGCATTCACAACAGTCAGTAAAACCACGGGAAGGGAGGCCGAAGCAGTACTGGATCAAGAACCGGATCAAATACTTCCGAACGGTTTCAATGTAGAATCATATCCCTCGCTAGAAGAGCTGTCCTATAATCACACAAAAAAGAAAAATGAGATGAAGGAATTTCTCTCAGCATACTTCAAACCATACTACGATGTAAACTTGGAGGATGATCCTCGAGTCCTGTTTATATCCGGCAGATACGAGTTCCATAACAAAGGAGTAGATATACTGGTCGATGCACTCTCACAGCTAAACAAGGAAGAGGGAGATGACTTCTATGTCTTTATCTTCGTGCCGAGCGACACCAAAGGTCCTAAGTCAGAGGTCTTGGATAACATGTCGCTTTATGATGAGTTAGAAGATCATGTGGACGATATTCTCCCTGATATAAGGTCGAGCATACTGTCCTCAGTTACAGGAGACCAGAATCCATCAGAGGTAGTTGAAGAACTGCTTAAATCAGGTACGCTTAATTCATTGAGAAGAAACTTCCATGAGAAGCAGGGCAGTCCTCCTGTTGCGGCTTTTGACCTTAACTATCTGGATGATGAGATAATGGAAAGCCTCTGGAATGCAGGACTAACAAACGATGAAGAAGACAGAGTCAAAGTAATATTCTACCCGACCTACCTTTCTGTTGGAGATAAACTGCTCTCAATGAGTTATAATGATGCAATAGTAGCTTCTTCCGCAGGTATCTTCCCAAGTTACTACGAACCATGGGGTTATACTCCTGTAGAGACAGCAGCAAATGGTGCACTTTCTATCACCACCGATCTAGCTGGTTTTGGTCAGTTCCTGCAGGAAAACACATCAGAAGATGAAAGAAAAGGTATTAAGGTTCTTGGAAGAAGGAATAGGTCGGATGAAGAGGCTGCAGGAGATCTAGCAGAGATGATAGACGATATAGTAAGTTATGATAAGACCGAGATAACTGAGAGAAAGCATAACGCCCGAAAACTGGCGCAGATGACTTCCTGGAGTAAGCTAGGTAAGAATTACAAGAAAGCACATCAAAAAGCGGTGAGAAACCATCAATGA
- a CDS encoding glycosyltransferase family 4 protein, with protein sequence MRIAYLVKNFADGDDLSEYVKSLAEYMASQGHEPFVVSFDDGSKYTVSEEVEVERFQLHFDGDSLYTWAMMMNNEMKGKVVEKMKDEEIDVIHSNDWITAPGGVTLSNHLEKPFFLTIHSTENQRGFQGENSGLISELEWQGSFEADRVFANNDGVKNSLLFDLDLADEKVCVADPLHDGWQERILNCYCEIFDKEEEVEVEM encoded by the coding sequence GTGAGGATAGCTTACTTGGTGAAGAACTTTGCAGATGGAGATGACTTATCGGAGTATGTGAAGTCCTTGGCAGAGTATATGGCTTCCCAAGGTCACGAACCTTTTGTTGTCTCTTTCGATGATGGTTCTAAATACACTGTTTCCGAAGAGGTTGAAGTTGAGCGTTTTCAGCTCCATTTTGACGGTGATTCTCTCTACACCTGGGCTATGATGATGAACAATGAGATGAAAGGCAAGGTTGTAGAGAAGATGAAAGATGAGGAGATCGATGTTATACACTCTAATGACTGGATTACGGCTCCAGGAGGAGTAACACTTTCTAATCATCTTGAAAAACCGTTCTTCCTAACTATTCATTCTACTGAGAATCAGAGAGGATTTCAGGGAGAGAATTCCGGTTTGATTTCGGAGCTCGAGTGGCAGGGAAGCTTTGAAGCAGATAGAGTATTTGCGAACAATGATGGTGTGAAGAATTCTTTGTTATTTGACCTTGATTTAGCTGATGAAAAGGTTTGCGTGGCGGATCCGCTTCATGACGGGTGGCAGGAAAGAATTTTAAACTGTTATTGTGAAATCTTCGATAAAGAGGAAGAAGTGGAGGTGGAGATGTAA
- a CDS encoding glycosyltransferase family 4 protein: MRPLFVTWEYPPYKAGGIAAHCEDLATTLADQGHEPVILTYGDEEETEYRDGVEIHRVPSTDSANNTLSWAMHLGHQIEKKAVQLAKNDNFDLVHAHDWMAVPGATGIQKTLDLPMVFTVHSTQKGRDGIDSQYQETIHNLEWYGTYEAEEVITVGREFSEEVKHNYDVPEGKVNYIPNGVDLEKFDNHTNQLNYNDYALDWEQIVLFVGRMYPQKGPGHLIEAMPKILEQKPEAKFVMCGSGATEHYKGIAKETVGDKVHFPGYVAEEELLSLMKSAEMTVAPSVYEPFGIVPLEAAACQTATIGSYTGGMKDTIVHEYTGLHTYPADPNSIQNQVTRALEDPGWTDWMGDKARERVEDNFRWEQISAWTTGIYSDAVE, encoded by the coding sequence TTGAGACCTTTGTTCGTAACCTGGGAGTACCCTCCATACAAGGCAGGTGGCATAGCAGCGCACTGCGAAGACCTTGCTACGACACTGGCGGATCAAGGTCACGAACCAGTAATTCTAACATACGGAGACGAAGAGGAAACCGAATACAGGGATGGTGTGGAAATCCACAGAGTGCCTTCAACTGATTCAGCAAATAATACTCTTTCTTGGGCGATGCATCTCGGACATCAAATAGAGAAAAAGGCTGTACAGTTAGCTAAAAATGATAACTTTGACTTAGTCCACGCACACGACTGGATGGCAGTACCAGGTGCAACAGGAATACAAAAAACACTGGATTTGCCCATGGTCTTCACAGTACACAGCACTCAGAAAGGAAGAGACGGGATAGACTCTCAGTACCAGGAGACGATTCACAACCTTGAGTGGTACGGAACTTACGAAGCAGAGGAAGTCATCACAGTCGGAAGAGAGTTCTCAGAAGAAGTTAAACACAACTACGATGTGCCAGAAGGGAAAGTAAATTATATTCCGAACGGAGTCGACCTGGAAAAATTCGACAATCATACCAACCAATTAAACTATAACGACTATGCGTTGGACTGGGAGCAGATAGTACTGTTCGTAGGGAGAATGTACCCTCAGAAAGGTCCAGGGCACCTGATCGAAGCCATGCCCAAGATTCTAGAACAGAAACCCGAAGCCAAGTTCGTAATGTGTGGCTCCGGAGCAACAGAACACTATAAAGGAATCGCCAAGGAAACAGTCGGCGACAAAGTACATTTCCCTGGTTATGTTGCTGAAGAAGAACTTCTCTCACTCATGAAATCCGCTGAAATGACGGTAGCACCCTCGGTGTACGAACCATTCGGAATAGTACCTCTGGAGGCCGCAGCATGCCAGACGGCAACAATAGGCAGCTATACAGGAGGAATGAAAGATACAATCGTCCACGAATATACAGGTCTCCACACATACCCGGCTGATCCGAACAGCATCCAGAATCAGGTAACAAGAGCACTGGAAGATCCGGGATGGACGGACTGGATGGGCGACAAAGCCCGAGAAAGAGTAGAAGACAACTTCCGCTGGGAACAAATCTCGGCCTGGACAACCGGAATCTATTCTGATGCTGTTGAATAA